The following are encoded in a window of Oncorhynchus masou masou isolate Uvic2021 chromosome 17, UVic_Omas_1.1, whole genome shotgun sequence genomic DNA:
- the dhrs1 gene encoding dehydrogenase/reductase SDR family member 1, giving the protein MALSGWVCLVTGASRGIGRGIALQLSEAGATVYITGRQEKTLKETAAQVTERGGNCVPVVCDSSSDEDLKYLFDQIQREQNGRLDILVNNAYAGVQTIFTNMGKKFWETDPTVWDSMNNSGLRGHYFCSVYASRMMVAQGRGLIVVISSMGGLRYLFNVSYGVGKAACDRLAADTAVELRSRGVASVSLWPGAVQTELVSQLVIEKDATPDVDPKFRAFFANGETTELSGKCIVELAKDKNLMSLSGKVLMTCDLSRRYGIQDVDGRSVTDYTSLKFLLTQVPYLSWLSSIVPSFFRVPRFVLTLTNGRF; this is encoded by the exons ATGGCCCTCTCAGGCTGGGTGTGTTTGGTGACAGGTGCCTCTCGTGGCATTGGAAGAGGCATTGCCCTGCAGCTGTCAGAGGCGGGAGCTACCGTCTACATCACTGGCCGCCAGGAGAAGACCCTGAAGGAAACTGCTGCTCAG GTGACGGAGAGGGGTGGGAACTGTGTGCCAGTTGTATGTGATTCTTCAAGTGATGAAGAcctcaaatatctatttgatcaAATCCAACGTGAGCAGAATGGCAGACTGGACATCCTAGTGAACAACGCCTATGCTGGTGTACAG ACCATTTTCACTAACATGGGGAAGAAGTTCTGGGAAACCGATCCAACCGTATGGGATTCCATGAACAACAGTGGCCTTAG GGGACACTATTTCTGCTCAGTGTATGCTTCACGGATGATGGTGGCACAGGGCAGGGGCTTGATTGTGGTCATCTCTTCTATGGGAGGGTTGAGGTATCTCTTCAACGTGTCATATGGGGTTGGTAAGGCTGCG TGTGACAGGCTCGCTGCAGACACAGCAGTTGAGCTGAGAAGCAGGGGAGTGGCCTCTGTCAGCCTGTGGCCGGGAGCAGTTCAGACAGAGTTGGTGTCTCAACTCGTCATTGAGAAGGATGCTACACCGGACGTTGATCCTAAG TTCAGAGCTTTCTTTGCCAATGGAGAAACCACAGAGCTGAGTGGGAAGTGCATTGTTGAGTTGGCGAAAG ATAAAAACCTGATGTCGCTGTCAGGAAAAGTGTTGATGACCTGTGACCTGTCTAGGCGATACGGAATACAAGATGTTGACG GCCGCAGTGTGACTGACTACACCTCCCTTAAATTCCTCCTGACCCAGGTCCCATATCTTTCCTGGCTCTCCTCGATTGTACCCTCATTCTTCCGGGTTCCTCGGTTTGTTCTTACCCTCACCAACGGACGTTTCTGA